One region of Zingiber officinale cultivar Zhangliang chromosome 7B, Zo_v1.1, whole genome shotgun sequence genomic DNA includes:
- the LOC122004146 gene encoding subtilisin-like protease: protein MDLAPWVLFLFFTLFSNLSVASPSSMSRYVIQVEDPVQPLTKGSLRRWHESFLPPSVKASGVDRRLLHSYSDVFNGFAAMLTEEELQAMGKKNGFIRAFPDRVLRLMTTHTPDFLGLKVGSKGLWNDSKLGRGVIIGVLDSGVTPGHPSYDDEGVPPPPSTWKGSCELETGCNNKLIGARSMIASGSPPVDEVGHGTHTSATAAGNFVRNASFFGFAKGTAAGIAPRAHLAIYQVCGSDGSCNSADILAGLDAAIKDGVDILSLSLGGRSKPLDQDLVAIGSFAAARKGILVSCAGGNDGPNYYTVTNAAPWILTVAASSVDRSFRASVKLPSGKVIPGESLDQPSDFPESSLPLYYSIESPSCDMDPPDDSHRGSVWVCEVERGSLVRVATFAKSHGARALISISSKIEGATISIRKMDFPGVVLTIQEGSDLISYLNSVSNPSASIVFDGTVLGVSPAPVVAFFSSRGPSQATPGILKPDISGPGLNIFAAYIHSSDTPDQYKIISGTSMATPHLSGVAALLKAVHPTWSPAAIRSAIITTADADVSDELLEPALNFAKGAGHVNPNKAVDPGLIYDITDDDYISYICGKFDEEGARNIVRGVVDCSKSMTEEELNYPSILLAPKGRAEAKVTRMVTNVGSARSSYTVSVTISETAVSATVTPKTLTFTELNEQKSFTVSAEWGAGGPPTSGNQFVEGKLTWTSDDDKYVVTSPLVVSALGVM, encoded by the coding sequence ATGGATCTTGCGCCATGGGTGCTCTTTCTATTCTTCACCCTCTTCTCGAATCTCTCCGTCGCCTCTCCTTCTTCTATGAGCCGTTACGTTATTCAAGTGGAAGATCCGGTTCAGCCGCTGACGAAAGGGAGCCTGAGGAGGTGGCACGAATCTTTCCTGCCGCCATCCGTCAAGGCGTCTGGCGTCGATCGACGGCTGCTGCACTCCTATAGCGACGTCTTCAACGGGTTCGCCGCCATGCTGACAGAGGAAGAGCTGCAGGCGATGGGGAAGAAGAATGGCTTCATACGTGCGTTCCCCGACCGAGTGCTGCGCTTAATGACCACCCACACTCCGGATTTCCTCGGGCTCAAGGTCGGGAGCAAGGGGCTGTGGAATGATTCGAAGCTTGGGAGAGGAGTCATCATCGGAGTTCTCGACAGCGGCGTGACGCCTGGCCACCCTTCCTATGATGATGAGGGTGTCCCGCCTCCGCCCTCGACGTGGAAGGGCTCGTGCGAGCTCGAGACCGGTTGCAACAACAAGCTCATCGGAGCCAGGTCAATGATCGCCAGTGGGAGTCCTCCCGTAGACGAGGTTGGCCATGGGACCCACACTTCCGCCACCGCCGCTGGTAACTTCGTCCGAAACGCGAGCTTCTTCGGCTTCGCCAAAGGCACGGCCGCTGGAATTGCCCCTCGGGCTCACCTCGCCATCTACCAGGTCTGCGGCAGCGACGGCAGTTGCAATTCCGCCGATATCCTCGCCGGGTTGGATGCAGCTATCAAGGACGGAGTCGACATCCTCTCTCTCTCGCTCGGCGGCCGTTCCAAGCCTCTCGATCAAGATCTCGTCGCCATCGGTTCGTTCGCGGCGGCCAGGAAGGGCATCTTAGTTAGTTGCGCTGGCGGCAATGATGGACCTAACTACTACACCGTCACCAACGCGGCACCGTGGATACTCACCGTGGCGGCCAGTAGCGTCGATAGAAGTTTCAGGGCCTCCGTGAAGCTCCCCAGTGGAAAGGTGATCCCCGGAGAGTCCCTCGACCAACCAAGCGACTTCCCTGAAAGCTCTCTTCCCCTGTACTACTCGATCGAATCGCCGTCCTGCGACATGGATCCTCCCGATGATAGCCACAGGGGCAGCGTCTGGGTATGCGAGGTTGAACGCGGTAGTCTTGTACGTGTGGCGACATTTGCTAAGTCCCACGGCGCCAGGGCGTTGATCTCCATTTCCTCGAAGATAGAGGGCGCCACCATCTCGATTAGGAAGATGGACTTTCCCGGAGTAGTGCTCACCATCCAAGAAGGCTCCGACCTCATATCGTATTTGAACTCTGTTTCCAACCCCTCCGCATCTatcgtcttcgatgggacagttCTCGGCGTATCCCCCGCCCCCGTCGTGGCTTTCTTCTCCTCCCGGGGGCCATCTCAGGCAACGCCGGGAATCCTCAAGCCAGACATCTCCGGCCCTGGTCTTAACATCTTCGCGGCCTATATTCATTCCAGTGACACTCCAGACCAGTACAAGATCATATCCGGCACGTCCATGGCGACGCCTCACCTCAGCGGTGTTGCTGCGCTCTTAAAGGCCGTACATCCTACTTGGTCACCGGCAGCTATCAGGTCGGCGATCATCACCACGGCAGACGCCGACGTCTCTGACGAGTTACTTGAGCCGGCACTTAATTTTGCCAAGGGCGCAGGACACGTCAATCCTAACAAAGCTGTCGATCCCGGTCTTATTTACGACATCACTGATGATGACTACATCTCCTACATCTGTGGTAAATTCGACGAAGAAGGCGCTAGAAATATAGTGCGCGGAGTCGTGGACTGCTCGAAGAGCATGACGGAAGAGGAGCTCAACTACCCGTCGATTCTGCTGGCCCCCAAAGGCAGGGCGGAGGCCAAAGTGACCCGGATGGTCACGAATGTCGGATCAGCAAGATCGAGCTACACGGTGTCGGTGACCATATCGGAGACTGCTGTGTCAGCTACTGTCACCCCCAAGACATTGACGTTCACTGAGCTGAACGAGCAGAAGTCGTTCACCGTGAGCGCGGAATGGGGCGCCGGTGGACCTCCCACTTCTGGCAATCAATTTGTGGAGGGAAAGTTGACTTGGACCTCGGATGATGATAAATATGTGGTGACCAGTCCATTAGTCGTCTCTGCCTTAGGAGTGATGTAG
- the LOC122005268 gene encoding epsin-3-like has translation MIYEGLSWHIAMASPFFDELRKQASSFLKEKIRSARLALTDVTPAQLLTEEATNGGPWASDAMTMNRISRAAFEVDDYWRIVDVLHRRLTKFERRKWREAYKAVIVLEHLLTHGPESASEEFQQDRDTMEEMSKFQYVDEKGFNWGLSVKNKTERVLKLLEKGPLLKQERARARQISRGIQGFGSFNLSSFSIQANQETSSTFDRINSTYEGNAQRKEEMNPESDIENKRLITDVELKNGDETEEGNEALMFEKEVHPFSRLEQESVSLLLMTQ, from the exons ATGATTTATGAAGGCTTAAGCTGGCATATAGCCATGGCCTCTCCGTTCTTTGACGAGCTCAGGAAGCAGGCCTCCTCCTTCCTCAAGGAAAAGATCCGGTCAGCTCGGTTGGCTCTCACAGATGTCACCCCAGCTCAATT GCTCACTGAAGAGGCAACAAACGGGGGCCCTTGGGCTTCCGATGCGATGACCATGAACCGGATTTCAAGGGCGGCATTTGAGGTCGATGACTACTGGAGAATCGTGGATGTGTTGCACAGAAG ATTGACCAAGTTTGAGAGAAGGAAATGGAGAGAGGCTTACAAGGCTGTGATCGTTCTAGAGCATCTGTTGACCCATGGTCCTGAGAGTGCTTCAGAAGAGTTCCAGCAGGATAGAGACACCATGGAGGAGATGAGCAAATTTCAATATGTAGATGAGAAAGG GTTCAACTGGGGCCTCTCTGTAAAGAACAAAACAGAGAGGGTCCTCAAGCTCCTGGAGAAAGGTCCTCTCCTCAAACAAGAACGCGCCCGTGCTCGCCAAATATCGCGCGGAATCCAGGGTTTCGGCAGCTTCAATCTGAGCTCCTTCTCTATCCAAGCCAACCAAGAAACCTCCTCCACATTTGACAGAATTAATTCCACCTACGAAGGCAATGCACAGAGGAAGGAGGAGATGAATCCAGAGTCGGATATCGAAAATAAACGCCTTATAACTGATGTAGAACTCAAGAACGGAGATGAAACAGAGGAGGGTAACGAGGCGTTGATGTTTGAGAAAGAAGTTCATCCTTTTAGTCGCTTGGAACAGGAAAGTGTGAGTTTGCTTCTGATGACTCAGTAG
- the LOC122004147 gene encoding zinc finger protein ZAT18-like — translation MKLGSGDETAPKLNLDLELLTRGDDEHEKAKPHRKRKRAAAADGVFECKTCHLRFATFQALGGHRTSHMRCDRKAGRLEKAGVCHRCTVCGARFEMGQALGGHMRRHKAAGGCWKERRRAREVVEIGVVPLEVNMFDVVRRSASACELLQLFV, via the coding sequence ATGAAGCTTGGTTCAGGAGATGAAACGGCGCCCAAGCTCAATCTCGACCTCGAGCTACTGACCCGCGGCGACGACGAACATGAGAAGGCGAAGCCGCACAGGAAGCGGAAGAGGGCGGCCGCCGCCGACGGCGTGTTCGAGTGCAAGACGTGCCACCTCCGGTTTGCAACGTTCCAAGCGCTGGGCGGCCACCGGACCAGCCACATGCGCTGCGACCGGAAGGCGGGCCGACTGGAGAAGGCCGGCGTGTGCCACCGGTGCACGGTGTGCGGAGCGAGGTTCGAGATGGGGCAGGCTTTGGGCGGCCACATGCGGCGGCACAAGGCCGCGGGTGGGTGTTGGAAGGAGCGGAGGAGGGCGAGGGAGGTGGTGGAGATTGGGGTGGTGCCTTTGGAGGTTAACATGTTTGATGTGGTGCGGAGAAGCGCCAGTGCTTGTGAGCTCCTACAATTGTTTGtttga
- the LOC122005267 gene encoding probable protein phosphatase 2C 4, producing MGNRLARLAICCSGGGGPPAGRRHKGATVTWDPCDEGLGHSFCYVRPDAVPGGSGPCSVAGAAAAVASSKVYSSEETTMFRSISGAAVSANASTPLSTALLSAAPTAASAFESSTSFSSVALQPVPRLSGPLSGPLSVADRGFMSGPIERGFLSGPLDPRFAVFSGPIEKPFPVSSDLRRSVSHSLSRPSRHAAAARSLLRELTKVISKTISSPAHGQGFLVAAVKGRKDSTLLGGGSKSTTLDTAAQWSDTPDSVDGNIQWAQGKAGEDRVHVVVSEEHGWVFVGIYDGFNGPDATDFLLSNLYATIHRELKGLLWDEKGETFPSEEPLIDQIPLPLPAGSSNSTSTVQNAADQSRRRCKREFDVDCSDLERRPKEQLYSANHSQVLEALRRALEKTEDSFLGIADKMVADNPELALMGSCVLVMLMKDDNVYLMNVGDSRAVLAHKTWHEHGRINELHKNSTALQLTSDHSTSIEEEVQRIRKEHPDDASAISNGRVKRTLKVTRAFGAGFLKQPKWNNALLEMFRIEYVGNSPYITCNPFLHHHKLSPKDRFLILSSDGLYQYFTNEDAVAQVETFIATTPGGDPAQHLVEEALFRAAKKAGMNFHELFEIEQGDRRRYHDDISIIIISLEGQIWRSCM from the exons ATGGGAAACAGGCTCGCTAGGCTAGCAATCTGCTGCTCCGGCGGCGGCGGCCCACCCGCCGGCCGCCGCCACAAGGGTGCCACCGTCACTTGGGATCCGTGCGACGAGGGGCTCGGCCACTCCTTCTGTTACGTGCGTCCCGACGCCGTCCCAGGCGGCTCTGGCCCCTGCTCTGTGGCGGGGGCGGCCGCCGCGGTCGCCTCCTCCAAGGTTTACAGCTCCGAGGAGACCACCATGTTCCGGTCCATCTCTGGCGCAGCGGTGAGCGCCAACGCCTCGACCCCACTCTCGACTGCCCTCCTCAGCGCTGCGCCCACCGCGGCGTCCGCCTTCGAGAGCTCCACCTCCTTCTCCTCCGTCGCGCTGCAGCCCGTTCCGCGTTTATCTGGACCGCTCTCAGGCCCTCTTTCCGTTGCTGACCGCGGGTTTATGTCTGGTCCAATCGAGAGGGGATTCTTGTCCGGCCCCCTCGATCCCCGCTTCGCCGTCTTCTCCGGTCCCATAGAGAAGCCTTTCCCCGTCTCCAGTGACCTCCGGCGTAGCGTCTCCCATAGCCTCTCGAGGCCCTCCCGCCACGCTGCCGCGGCGCGCTCCCTCTTGCGCGAGCTCACCAAGGTGATCTCCAAAACCATCTCCAGCCCGGCACATGGCCAGGGATTCCTCGTCGCGGCCGTCAAGGGGCGCAAAGATTCCACTTTGCTGGGCGGCGGATCGAAGAGTACAACCCTCGACACGGCAGCGCAGTGGTCCGACACGCCTGATTCTGTCGACGGCAACATCCAATGGGCGCAGGGGAAGGCAGGGGAGGATCGCGTACACGTGGTCGTATCGGAGGAGCACGGATGGGTCTTCGTGGGCATCTACGACGGCTTCAACGGCCCCGACGCCACCGATTTCCTGCTCTCCAACCTCTACGCCACCATCCACCGCGAGCTCAAGGGATTGCTCTGGGACGAAAAAGGCGAAACCTTTCCCAGCGAGGAGCCTCTTATCGACCAAATCCCGCTTCCTCTCCCCGCCGGTTCATCAAATTCCACATCCACAGTACAGAACGCCGCCGACCAGAGCCGCCGCCGATGTAAGCGCGAGTTCGATGTGGACTGCTCCGATCTCGAACGGAGGCCGAAAGAACAACTGTACTCAGCGAACCACTCTCAAGTGCTGGAGGCGCTCCGCCGGGCACTGGAGAAAACAGAGGATTCCTTCTTGGGCATCGCCGACAAGATGGTGGCCGACAACCCCGAACTGGCGCTCATGGGCTCATGCGTCCTTGTCATGCTCATGAAGGACGACAATGTCTACCTCATGAACGTCGGAGACAGCCGCGCTGTCTTGGCGCACAAGACATGGCACGAGCACGGGAGGATTAATGAACTCCACAAGAATTCGACTGCCTTGCAGCTTACTTCCGATCATAGCACCTCGATCGAAGAG GAGGTTCAAAGAATTAGGAAAGAGCACCCTGATGATGCTTCTGCGATCTCTAACGGTCGGGTGAAGCGAACGTTGAAGGTAACGAGAGCCTTCGGAGCAGGTTTTCTGAAGCAA CCAAAATGGAACAATGCTCTTTTAGAAATGTTCAGAATCGAATATGTCGGTAACTCACCCTACATAACCTGCAACCCCTTCCTCCACCACCACAAGCTCAGCCCAAAAGATAGATTTTTGATACTCTCCTCCGACGGGCTTTACCAATACTTCACCAATGAAGACGCTGTGGCTCAAGTCGAAACGTTCATTGCCACAACTCCCGGAGGCGATCCTGCCCAACACCTTGTTGAAGAAGCCCTCTTTCGTGCAGCTAAGAAAGCTG GCATGAACTTTCATGAATTGTTTGAGATCGAGCAAGGCGATAGACGTCGGTACCACGATGATATCTCCATCATTATCATCTCCTTGGAAGGGCAAATTTGGCGATCGTGCATGTAA